In Mycteria americana isolate JAX WOST 10 ecotype Jacksonville Zoo and Gardens chromosome 4, USCA_MyAme_1.0, whole genome shotgun sequence, the genomic stretch TGCATAAAAGTGTCAatgtatatttttcctaaattggTATTGAAATGTCAGTAGATATTCTAACAAATGCTTCTGCCATGTAAGTCTCGATCTGTGTCTTTTCCCTCATACTTGGAAAAATACTCTAAATCTTTCTAGGACACTTCATAGAACAGTTTGAACAAGGCATTTGCTAGTTGCAGTCTGAGGAGCAGCATCTGTTAGGAGGAGCAGCAGACACAAACCGGCTGCCCGGAGAGGCTGTgtaatctccatccttgaagatattcaaaactcaactggacacaGCCATGAGCAGCCCAATCTGACCTTCGAGTTGGATGTAACTAATCTGGGTTTTCATggacagttggactagattacTTTCCAAGGCCTGTTCCAATCTGTGCTGCTGTCCTTAACCTtcacctctcctcctgccagtAAGCATTAAAGATACATCTTCTAATGTTACCTGTAGAAGTAGATCATTAAGGCACCCTTCAGTGCTTTGTAAGACAGTCGTCTTTCTCCTGCAAAATACAAGTGTCCTTAGTTTGTTACTGATGCTCCTGCAAATTTAATGCTATTACATGATTATATGTATcatgtataaaaaataaaaagtgcataTTGACATATATTAATACAATCTACCTTTACTGAGCAGGTGTTCATGGCGTTTTTCATCAAATAATGAAAGTAATACATCTTTCTGTTTTTGGAATTCAGATAATaagtcatctttttcttctgattctggTTTGGCctttgatatttaaaacaaaaccaaaaacaggCTTTAGAATTCAATAGGGAAAATTAAGTGCTTGAATGACCCGTGATGTAACTTCTATTTTCATCATGAATACTCTGCAAGTTTACATCTTAAATGtaagaactgtattttcaaacaAGGTAGATGAGTCACTGAGTCACTatcctttaaaaaacacaattaCTACAAAATGTACAATTAAATAGCTGTCAACATAATTCAGGTGAATGAATGTTCAAACAAACTGGCAGCTTATTGCTTTTCTTTAGGTCTAGAGGCCTTAAAACACTTAATCTTCATTTAtttgaagtctgatttttttttttccaaggcaaaaagAAGACATCCTTGCACAGCTTTGGATAGGAAAATTGTAAATAAAGAAGTTTAGATAAGTTAGAAAGTTGTAAACAGATATTCTCAGGAAATTGATTAATTCTTATGCTTTGGtgttttttcaattaaaaaatgtacttAAAGCTACAGGTCTTACAATATTTGGGGATTTTGTTGTGCTTATTCACCAGTGTAATTCAAATGATCACATAGCAGCAAATTGCAACATACTGTTAAATAGAAATGGGCCATTTATAGTGACACTCCATACTCACAGCTCATGGGCCCAAACTTTGTGGAGTTTTACTCTGAACTGTAGACGCAAGTACTAACTAAAGGTGAAGTTGTAGTTTCAGTAAAATCAATTTCAGCCTTTCCATTGATACTATCCCTTTCCTTTTGCAATCAAAATCATCCATGTATCACATTTTAAACCATCTTAGATGTCAAATTACAAACTTACTCAGATTTCCTGGAAAGGTTTGcaattttttctgcttcttgcagaCAGAAGCTGCTGAAGATTAAGTGAAGTGAGTGAGAAACTGTGAGTGGGCCAAAAGTCAGATTTATGTCAGGATGTCATTTTGCCAGCTGTCGTTGCTTATAGCTAGATCAAGAGTACATTATATACCTGTACCAAGGCAAATTCCTCTTCTAGACCTTTTAAAACATTCACTTCAAATTGTCCCCAGAAATCAAATCCTTCTGTGTTGAGTCCTGGAGTTCTTTCCAGCCATGCCtttaataatggtaataataataataatgtgttCAAATGTTAATAATGCAAGCACATTACCCTAGAATTACAAGTTATAGCAACATAAATTATACTGCTACACTTGTTCTGGTTTAATATCCCATAGAGGTGCTTATTGCTGGAGTAAGCATGTCCACGTAGAAGATTTATAACTGCATAatggtgctgtgcaaacacaccCACAGGTTCCAAGTTAAATGACCAGTGTTGGAAGACAAAAGCTGTCTCATTCTAAGAGTATCTTTGAAACCAAAGCCCTTGTAGATACAGGAAAACAATCTGATTCCACATATATAGGGCAATTGTAAAGGTAAGTCTCAGAAGGAAGATATAGAACCATCTACTTGCACAATCAATTTTTATCATGTCAGACAGGCTGAATGCTGATCAAGCAGTCTGTCATTAGCTTACACCAAAATATGTGATAATACAAGACACAAATTTACTTGGCAGTTAGCAAAGctttctctttgattttcttttaataatgggAATGaaattaggaggggaaaaaaattaagaatcttTATGGTCAAACTCCCTTTAGACATCACTTAATTTAGCTCCTGATCTGAAAGATACAAGAGTATGAAGTCTTAACGAATGAAGAAAAGCTAGAGAAATTTCTTATATATTCTGTATCAGGTGTCATTAGACAAATGGATAGGGCTAAGAAGTGGATGCTTTTATTGAGGTTTATACTGCGTTGTTCTTTAGAAAGTAATGTTAATTTTGTGTATGAAAATGACAAGGGAGTTAGAGAAATTACCGTGAGTCATTCATAACTTTGAGACAAAGTCATCAAATCAAGGTAAGTGATAACGAAACATCTGTTAAAcatcttttctcctttccattttgggttgtcatttttcctttcctttttttaatgtctctaatAGCCATCACTAACAgtggaaatacttttaaagttttcttctaaaaaggGTTTATGGTCATGAAAAACGATGCGGATGAAACAGTACATTTATATTCATAGCTCGTACTTCCACAATGCAATTTACTAGTTTAACAGTCAGACTTTTCAGACAAGAGGAAATGCCGTGAAAAATCAATTGGTTTACTAATGACTACCTCTCTTTCATACAAAATTTGGTAAGAATACAAAACATGACTGACTGGGAAATTGCCAGCATGCTTGCTTCTCTCAAGGAAGAAGAATTTGTCACTGACACCAATGAAGGACGTTCTTGGGAGACAGGGGAAAACGAGGCAAGGTCTTAGACAGACATTGTTACCTCCACAAGTTGCAGCAGCGTTGGTTCTTGCTCTGATTTAAGCAGCAGTTCATAATCCTGTCCTTTGAAGTTGTCACGATAATGCCTTCTGTTATAGGGGACTCTCAGACTTTGGGGAACACCAATTTTGTTCTCTAGCAAGCGAAACTGCAGGCTCTGAAAACCTGAGGCTGGGCTTAGGTAGTATCTTtgggaacagaggaaaagaagatacaaaaatACAGGATATTATTTCACAATGATGGGGTTCTCTGGttctcaacaaaataaaatacatatttcacatTTGAAGAACATCAAATAGATATCTGGGCATTTTTTATATGATTgcaattaagaaaagaaaaaaacccaagctattTTAATGCAACTATGTATGTATAACGTATTCTGATTTTCTAGCTATATATTGTTTGTGCATGcacagatatatacacacacttatgTTTgtactgtgttttaaaatggcaGCTTTGCATGTGTGATGTACAGGAGGAAACGTGAGTGAGTATCATTTCCTTTCCAGACAGAATAAGCAGCTTCACCCCAAATAGCTATTCTCATTAAAGCTATGGCATCATTAAAGTGCCAATGAATGCAGTTTAAATAGGCTTGTTATACAGAATAATTGCTATGTATGCAATAGAATAatgttcagaaaaacatttaGTGGGTTTCGTTTGAGGGATTCATTAATGGGATTCTTTCAGAGTTAAATTGTGTAaccatgctgaaaaaaaatgattaATAAAAGTGATCTGAAATCCCACATTGCTAGATAATTGTCATGTACTTTGAATTGCAAATATAAGATTTGGCAGAAACAGATCAGTGATCTGCTCTCATGTTTTCTTATCAAATGACAGTATGTtgttgaaaagcagaagcaagaatGCATCAAAACAGATGACTGGCCCACGGACTTCCCCTGCTGTAGTGTAATGCTAGACGATACAGAAGTTTCAAACTTCCAAGAGAAGCAAAATTGTAGTTTCATGCGCTTTTTAGTTAGGGAACattaaaaggcagaaaggaaagggtACTAAAACAATGCAGAAGCAGATGGGATGCTGGATGGCACTGGGGTCACAAGTCAGATGCGTCAGTGACACAAGCAGAACAAGAACAGGAAAGCAGGCAGTGGATGAAGCTGTCACACATGGTAGCGTAGTGGAAGGACCGAGCTGaagtgagggaagagaaagaaatgccatGGGAGATGTGAGGCAAACCAAGAGATCCCAAAGAAAGCCTGTGCAGAAGAGCTACCAACCACCAGCCCAGCAATACACTGGGCAGCTACTGGAGAGCAGAAGTTAGTGGGGAGAAAGAAGCAGCCTTTGCTTCCTTCAGCTTGCTTCCTTCAGCCACTTGAAGCCTCCAGCACTGCAGACCCACTGAAAACACGAAGCAAGGAAACACTATGCAAACCAAGACAGCTGAAACATCTACTTGATAATCTACAGAGAGTGCATCTCTCACCCAAGCACTTCTACAATTTGCCATAGAATATGGCTGCAACTGCACAGTGGTAAGTTTCAAGTAAATTGCTAAGGGAACCGTGAGCTATTTCTATTGTTTCTATTGTTTTTACTTTGAAACCATTCAGCAGCACCACTCATAAACATCAACAATTAACTTGTACTTCTTTGCAGAGCATGCTGGACTCACGCTCACGCTCAACTTCTTAATTGACCCTGGCACTCGAATGTCACGGTTGCCTCTCTAAGGTATGCTCTCACCTTGCCGAATGATGCATGTACTGCAGGCTGCCAGGGCTCATGCAAAATTCACAATCAGTTCTAAGGATGGGAATTACCAGCTCGTGGATTACTGTGGAGGAATAGTAAGTATTTACCTGAAATCAAAGAAGTCCAATGCAGTCATAGTTTCCAAAACTGAGAACTGTTCCACAAGTAATTTCAGAATCATTGAAATTCTGTTCATTCGAGTAATAACCTTCAGCATGTTCCTCTCATCTCTTAcctgcagaaaaaataaagatcataACCAGACAGAATGGTGTTCTCTTTATATCCTACCTATTTATTTCAGGTCTTTTTACTGTTGTACATGACTATAGTTCCCAAGCCCTTTCCACGTGAAATCCATAGCAGCAGAATCTCATATTGAATAGAGAGccctgttttaaactgaaaactaaaaCGATAATTTTCAAAGattgaaatctgtttttctctgACTGATGCTACATTACAACTAGGCCAAATATataggtctttttcttttcttttctacgTTTTTGACTGAAATAGAAGTCACCACAAGAAATTAAATTCTAGACCGAAGTAATTTATATCATGATCATTTCCAATGATTACAATATGATTTTAATGATATATGATATAATATGATAATTATATTATGCTTTCTATTATAATCACTTCTACAATAATTTCTATTATTGTGAAGGAACAAGTCATACGGCAAGTGTGGAAAGTACTTAAAAGTTGAGAAGCAGAACAATCTGAGAGGTACATCAGGAGAGCACATCTAAAAAGACGTTCATCAGAGATGTGCATTagcaagcagaggaaaacagaagactgCATCTGGTGgggaacagaaaatattaaatggaaaacGCAGAAGCTCTCTTCTGGGTAAGTTGAGCACTTTGCCTGCAGAGGAGTGTGCTAAAATTCCTATTAGTTTCAATGGGATTAAACTTCTCTCTAAGACCTGGGCATGCAACCAGGAAATATCAAACtacaaaaatgaaagatgatAACCATTTCCTTAATCACCTGGCTGTGTACTTAACCTTAACACTGACATTTCAAATTCTGATTATAagcaaagtttcatttttcacaaaaataaataacGAGAAATTATTCTGCTTAAGAACTGATTTTGAACAGTTATAATTTGATATAATATTCaactaaaaagccaaaaaaattatgaatgtgGAGGTCAACAGAGAACATTTTCATTGGACATTATGATAAAAAGGTTCCTTCTTTCAGTCTGGTCTAGTTTCAAATTTTCTTTGTATATACATGCTCATGATGTTATTCAAGGTATTTCTCAAATTACACGCAGTCAGCCTTTTTCTGTGGCTGTAATATCAAGTCAGGAGTTTTCCTTTGTTATCTATTATTATGAGGGGTGTTTAGCTTTGGACAAATGTTTAGAGATGTTCAAAATATTCCTGTTATAGTGgtaattttcagaaattctcaTACAATTGCACACTGTGATTTTGATTATTGCTTTTCCATTGAATTTAATAATACACAACTACCAAAAAGAGTTTTCCTTTCGTGTCTCAGATATTGGATGGAAGGATACAGTATGTAGACTTGAAAAAAACTGAACAAAGGCAAAGTGACTTTTCAACATAAAAGTACCTGTGAGCcccctggttttgttttgcctttgagCATGCTTTTCCTGCAGTAGACTATTCCCAAGTTAAGTTTCTGCAGTATCCAGTGCTAGCAGGAGAGTATGAGAGCATTTTGGCCAATGAAATTGGTTTTGGAGAGTGATCTACGCAAAAGGCAGACTTCAGGAGGAAATAAGAGTTTGCTGATCAAATGTCTGCAGTATCAGGATATAAGAGCCACTCAGCCAAatttcattggggttttttttgacgctgtttttaaaaaagagcacaTGTTGCTTTAGTAAACCCAAATATATCGGGCTGGAAGGCAGGAGGCGAGATGAAGAGAGGGCTGCATTTTCCCAAAATTAATATATGCTTTTAACTTACGTGGCCGTTTTGAAAGATCACCCGCACAGAGTCCATTTCCCACAGAATCTGCTTAAACCAAAGTTCATAAGCTACAACAAGAAAGGCATTGTTAGCATTAACTTCAACATTACTTCTTCCTAGCATTGAAGAAGTTAAACTCTTGCATTTTGATTTGAAATGAGTAGCCTATATTTACACTGCTGGTGTATAAAAAGATGCTGATACTCAAATGAACTACCTTTGTAGTATCAAATTTGTAGTATCATTTGTAGTATCATTTGTAGCACCAAATGATACTACAGTATGCTGTCCTTTACCTAAACTGTTACGTGAAATAATCTAGCATCGAGAatgttaacagatttttttaaagcatgttttacaCATCAGATATTTGATGTACAGAATGTTCATTAcaaaagggggaaagagaaaatctAGATCTGATACTCCAATAAAAGCTaaccccagagctgctcccaacCTTGTTATCATCTACGTATTTCCTGTCAATACCATCAGGCCAGGGCCTGCAAAACACGTGGATATTACCAGTTAGGGAGCACCTAACCAGTACGCTGGCTTCTAGACAGCCTCTAGATGGTTAAAATTGAAGTTTCAGAGAAGGCACAAGCCAACACACAAAATTTGCCTACAATAAACTGCATAGCAGCCTATTACTCAGATGGGGAATGAATTTCACCACCTTAATTTCTCGAGAAACAGAACCATCCAAATCTTGGTTTACCAAATCCAAAGGTTATACTTACGGCTTCATAAGCATAGAGTTGACTACAGCCTTACAAATGATATAGggatatatacaaatataaatgcaGATAAAAGACAGAGCAATTGTAGTGATTGTGtctaaaatgaaaccaaattgtATATTGCGTGTTTCAGCACTGAATAACTCCCTGTGGCAAAAATGCTGCTCAGCCACCACCGAACTCCTCTCAACCCCGTACCTTGATGTGTCACAATGAAAAGATGCTCATCgtggattttgtttcctttcttctcactCTGAAGTTCTTGAGCATTCAATATTTTgttcagcttaaaaataaagataagactGTTCTGTAAAGCTCTCAATTCTGCTATTAGCAACGGTAGTCCTACTGGGTAGAGCTGATATTTAaggagaatattaaaatatatatacatatgcctCATATTGCAGGTTATATGAGAAGTTAGACTAAATGGTCCCAGGTGtcacatttactttttaattaaaaaaaccccgtTGCCTAAAATGGATCATATAGGTACCTCAAGTAATAACGTTTGGAAAATCATTTTAAgggtatttttaattataataaaagagaaaacaaattatccAACACGTTTTCCAGATCTTATATCTATACTGACGTGTTCTGTGGAAACAGAGTTCCTATAGTAAAATTCTGTGTAATCATGCAATAACACCTGCACAAGAGCTCTGATTTGAGGCTGTACTAGTTATTTCAGTTCTGGCATTACTAATTTTTTTACTGAGTCAAATCTACAATCTAATCAtagttgttttaaaagaaatctttgcaAGATTCCGTATAGTATGTCAACAAATCAGTCTTCTGTTCACAAGCACAGAGTAATTCCGCTCACTTCGGTTCATtctgtcaccaaaaaaaaaaaagtctggattCTTTTATTActtatggcattttatttttacttaattctTAATTACTTCTAGTTGCTgcggttttttggtttttgggggggggtggaggggtggggtgtCCGCTATAGTCGTCATCCCATCCCTTAGatttctgcaatatatttttccagCCAAATATTCTGGGTTTTCATGCAATAATTCAGGGAAGTTGCACACGGCCTGCTGACATGGAGAAATTGCCAAGTGGTGACTGTCAGACCAAAGAAAGCCTTTTGTGGTGCACCACTTTACAGTTTAGGTTTACCAATATAAATAATTCCctaccaaaacccccaaaatatccAGCCTCCCGGCAGTTTGAGAAGCCATCCCACAGTCCACCTGCACCATCCCAGTTGAGAGGGGCACCTGTGCTCGTGACTACACGTGGAGAGCTCAGGTAGACGAAGGGCACTTGGAGACCTGTCTTAGTGACTGGCTGACTGCTGGGAGAAGCGTCAATCACAGGTCCTGGCTCAAGTCTGAAGAGCGAGCAGGGCAGTAAACATGAAATCCTTAAACTTACTTGTAGGTAGTCTCCATAGACAAGTCCACCTTTGCTGGCTTTATTTATCCCTTCTTGTGATTTGTCATCTTTTTCATCTTCCAA encodes the following:
- the TDO2 gene encoding tryptophan 2,3-dioxygenase, with product MSGCPVAGNNYLFNFNKLSLEDEKDDKSQEGINKASKGGLVYGDYLQLNKILNAQELQSEKKGNKIHDEHLFIVTHQAYELWFKQILWEMDSVRVIFQNGHVRDERNMLKVITRMNRISMILKLLVEQFSVLETMTALDFFDFRYYLSPASGFQSLQFRLLENKIGVPQSLRVPYNRRHYRDNFKGQDYELLLKSEQEPTLLQLVEAWLERTPGLNTEGFDFWGQFEVNVLKGLEEEFALVQAKPESEEKDDLLSEFQKQKDVLLSLFDEKRHEHLLSKGERRLSYKALKGALMIYFYREEPRFQVPFQLLTSLMDIDVLMTKWRYNHVCMVHRMIGSKAGTGGSSGYQYLRSTVSDRYKVFVDLFNLSTFLVPRHWIPKMNPTIHKFLYMAEYCDSSYFSSDDSD